One Phaseolus vulgaris cultivar G19833 chromosome 2, P. vulgaris v2.0, whole genome shotgun sequence DNA window includes the following coding sequences:
- the LOC137810425 gene encoding protein SHORT HYPOCOTYL IN WHITE LIGHT 1 — MLFSAVTVKSAGLPLFSSFTPNSHLRPFPNALCTHHDYIPSQRVSSFSQSKSRRTLVHDPRKWVHPNSDDDDDENDEDRSLDLLVRFVQNVFKKVSKRTRKAVRSVLPFPISTHLIGFSVNGTLLLAFLWILKAFLQVLCTLGSVVFVSILLIRGIWSGVSFLHESRHQEMDQLYMHHAWNGGQPVT, encoded by the exons ATGTTATTCTCAGCAGTGACGGTTAAATCTGCTGGTCTTCCGTTATTTAGCTCTTTTACCCCTAATTCTCACCTTCGTCCTTTCCCCAACGCCCTCTGCACTCACCACGATTACATTCCTAGTCAACGGGTCTCCAGCTTCTCTCAATCAAAG AGTCGCAGGACTTTGGTCCATGATCCTCGCAAGTGGGTGCATCCAAACAGCGACGACGATGACGATGAAAACGACGAGGATCGGAGTCTGGATCTACTGGTGAGGTTCGTTCAGAATGTCTTCAAGAAGGTGTCGAAGAGAACACGAAAAGCAGTTCGATCCGTTCTCCCTTTCCCCATCTCCACCCATTTG ATCGGATTTTCTGTGAATGGGACACTGTTGCTGGCCTTCCTGTGGATTTTGAAGGCGTTTCTTCAG GTGTTATGCACGCTTGGAAGTGTAGTGTTTGTGAGCATCTTATTAATCCGTGGAATATGGTCTGGTGTTAGCTTTTTGCATGAAAGTCGACACCAAGAAATGGATCAACTATATATGCACCATGCTTGGAATGGTGGGCAGCCCGTGACTTGA
- the LOC137810424 gene encoding uncharacterized protein, translating into MVLLKDIMPAAQNNIDTKFILLEKGNTTLEGKNRKCLTLVADETAAVHLQLWGDECDAFDSGDIIHLSKGIFSYQHGNLVLRAGKRGKLEKRGEFTMSYVEIPNMSEIHWIPDPSNSKNYIQDYAISPQSRIFPPIP; encoded by the coding sequence ATGGTTCTTCTCAAAGACATTATGCCTGCAGCTCAGAACAACATAGACACTAAGTTTATACTTTTGGAGAAAGGCAACACAACACTAGAAGGGAAGAATAGGAAATGCTTGACTCTTGTAGCTGATGAGACTGCAGCAGTTCATCTTCAGCTTTGGGGAGATGAATGTGATGCTTTTGATTCAGGTGACATAATTCATTTGAGCAAAGGAATTTTTTCCTACCAGCATGGTAATCTTGTACTCAGAGCAGGCAAGAGAGGGAAGCTAGAGAAGAGAGGAGAGTTTACCATGTCCTATGTTGAGATACCAAACATGAGTGAGATTCATTGGATCCCTGACCCAAGTAATTCTAAAAATTATATCCAGGACTATGCAATATCTCCCCAGTCACGCATCTTCCCTCCAATTCCTTAG